Proteins co-encoded in one Streptomyces roseochromogenus subsp. oscitans DS 12.976 genomic window:
- the pheT gene encoding phenylalanine--tRNA ligase subunit beta has translation MRVPLSWLREYVDLPATETGRDVQEKLVSAGLEVETVEQLGADLKGPLVVGQVLTIEELTEFKKPIRFCTVDVGQANGTGEPQEIVCGARNFAVGDKVVVVLPGATLPGGFSIAARKTYGKTSHGMICSGDELGMGDDGTHGIIVLPPETEVGKDAIELLELVDEVLDIAVTANRGDCLSIRGVARETAIAYGLPLRDPALIDVPAPNAYGYPVQVTDPFGCDRFTARTVTGLRPEARSPIWLQRRLQKVGMRPISLAVDITNYVMMELGQPLHAYDRSLVQGTIGVRRAAEGEKLVTLDGVERKLHAEDLVITDDRGPIGLAGVMGGANTEIADHEVTENGVNGTTDVVIEAAHFDAVAIARTSRRHKLLSEASRRFERGVDPQAAAAAAQRTVDLLVLLAGGTAEAGVTEVIAPSAPHTLTVPADHPDKVAGVDYGRETVVRRLQEVGCDVYGQDELIVTVPSWRPDLVDPNDIAEEVIRLEGYENLPSTLPKLPSGRGLTHRQRLHRRAGRTLAGAGYVEAPTYPFVSEQIFDQLGLESDDPARRVVKLVNPLSDEEPALRTTLLPGLLGALRRNDGRGSHDLALFETGLVFHPRQEQERAVATHLPVDRRPTDEEIAALNAALPEQPRHVAVVLSGAREQAGWWGQGRPAGWADVVEAARAVAREAGAELIVRKGQYGPWHPGRCAELVIAADGTDRVVGHAGELHPRVLKALGLPERTCAMELNLDALEAVGDGTPQAPRISTFPVATQDVALVVDKPVPSGEVEAALREGAGELLESIRLFDVYENAEQLGDGKKSLAYALRFRAGDRTLTVDEASAARDAAVALAGERTGAVLRG, from the coding sequence ATGCGGGTCCCGCTTTCTTGGCTGCGGGAGTACGTCGACCTGCCGGCGACGGAAACCGGCCGCGACGTCCAGGAGAAGCTCGTGTCGGCCGGCCTGGAGGTCGAGACCGTCGAGCAGCTCGGCGCCGACCTCAAGGGCCCGCTGGTCGTCGGCCAGGTGCTGACCATCGAGGAGCTGACGGAGTTCAAGAAGCCGATCCGCTTCTGCACCGTCGACGTCGGCCAGGCCAACGGCACCGGCGAGCCCCAGGAGATCGTCTGCGGCGCCCGCAACTTCGCCGTCGGCGACAAGGTCGTCGTGGTCCTGCCCGGCGCCACGCTGCCCGGCGGCTTCTCCATCGCCGCCCGCAAGACGTACGGCAAGACGTCCCACGGCATGATCTGCTCCGGCGACGAGCTGGGCATGGGCGACGACGGCACGCACGGCATCATCGTGCTGCCGCCGGAGACCGAGGTCGGCAAGGACGCCATCGAGCTGCTGGAGCTGGTCGACGAGGTCCTGGACATCGCCGTCACGGCCAACCGCGGCGACTGTCTGTCCATCCGCGGCGTCGCCCGCGAGACCGCCATCGCCTACGGCCTGCCGCTGCGCGACCCGGCCCTGATCGACGTACCGGCCCCGAACGCATACGGCTACCCGGTCCAGGTCACCGACCCGTTCGGCTGCGACCGCTTCACCGCGCGCACGGTCACCGGCCTGCGCCCCGAGGCACGCTCCCCGATCTGGCTGCAGCGCCGGCTGCAGAAGGTCGGCATGCGCCCGATCTCGCTCGCCGTCGACATCACGAACTACGTGATGATGGAGCTGGGCCAGCCCCTGCACGCCTACGACCGCTCCCTGGTCCAGGGCACGATCGGCGTGCGCCGGGCTGCGGAGGGCGAGAAGCTCGTCACCCTCGACGGCGTCGAGCGCAAGCTGCACGCCGAGGACCTGGTCATCACCGACGACCGGGGCCCGATCGGCCTCGCCGGCGTGATGGGCGGCGCGAACACGGAGATCGCGGACCACGAGGTCACCGAGAACGGCGTGAACGGCACCACCGACGTGGTCATCGAGGCGGCTCACTTCGACGCCGTCGCGATCGCCCGTACGTCCCGTCGCCACAAGCTGCTGTCCGAGGCGTCCCGCCGCTTCGAGCGCGGTGTCGACCCGCAGGCCGCCGCGGCCGCCGCGCAGCGCACGGTGGACCTGCTGGTCCTCCTCGCGGGCGGTACGGCGGAGGCCGGGGTCACCGAGGTCATCGCGCCCTCGGCCCCGCACACCCTCACCGTCCCGGCCGACCACCCGGACAAGGTGGCGGGCGTCGACTACGGCCGCGAGACGGTCGTCCGCCGCCTCCAGGAGGTCGGCTGCGACGTCTACGGGCAGGACGAGCTGATCGTCACCGTCCCGTCCTGGCGGCCCGACCTCGTCGACCCGAACGACATCGCCGAGGAGGTCATCCGCCTGGAGGGCTACGAGAACCTGCCCTCCACGCTGCCCAAGCTCCCCTCGGGCCGAGGCCTGACCCACCGGCAGCGGCTGCATCGCCGGGCCGGCCGGACGCTGGCCGGCGCGGGCTACGTCGAGGCGCCCACCTACCCCTTCGTCAGCGAGCAGATCTTCGACCAGCTCGGCCTGGAGTCCGACGACCCGGCCCGCCGTGTCGTCAAGCTGGTCAACCCGCTCAGTGACGAGGAGCCCGCGCTCCGTACGACGCTGCTGCCGGGTCTGCTCGGTGCGCTGCGGCGCAACGACGGCCGGGGCAGCCATGACCTGGCGCTGTTCGAGACGGGTCTGGTGTTCCACCCCCGGCAGGAGCAGGAGCGGGCAGTCGCCACGCACCTGCCCGTCGACCGGCGTCCTACCGACGAGGAGATCGCCGCGCTCAACGCCGCGCTGCCCGAGCAGCCGCGGCACGTGGCCGTCGTCCTCAGCGGCGCCCGCGAGCAGGCCGGCTGGTGGGGTCAGGGCCGTCCGGCCGGGTGGGCCGACGTCGTCGAGGCAGCGCGTGCCGTCGCCCGTGAGGCCGGTGCCGAACTGATCGTCCGCAAGGGCCAGTACGGTCCATGGCACCCCGGCCGGTGCGCCGAGCTGGTGATCGCCGCCGACGGCACGGACCGGGTCGTGGGCCACGCGGGAGAACTGCACCCGCGGGTGTTGAAGGCCCTTGGTCTGCCCGAGCGCACCTGTGCGATGGAGCTGAACCTGGACGCCCTGGAGGCGGTGGGTGACGGCACCCCGCAGGCGCCGCGGATCTCCACGTTCCCGGTCGCCACGCAGGATGTCGCCCTCGTGGTCGACAAGCCGGTCCCCTCCGGGGAGGTCGAGGCGGCGCTTCGCGAGGGCGCGGGCGAACTCCTCGAGTCCATCCGGCTGTTCGACGTGTACGAGAACGCCGAGCAGCTGGGCGACGGCAAGAAGTCCCTGGCGTACGCGCTCCGCTTCCGCGCGGGTGACCGGACGCTGACGGTGGACGAGGCGTCGGCGGCCCGGGACGCGGCGGTCGCCCTCGCGGGCGAGCGGACGGGAGCCGTTCTGAGGGGCTGA
- a CDS encoding PP2C family protein-serine/threonine phosphatase: MIRIKARAPTTRGAVLPTLWGAVAVAYKYGCPLAQQTGLGARIVTSAVFLAVGTGLILHVRRALLRELRQARRVARAAQSVVLRPPPPRLDGLNVAAAQLSADRGASVGGDLYEAIATEYGVRVVMGDVRGHGLAALGTVAAVLGSFREAAHDEPELGGVLRRLERALARHLRERAHAEHPAHGSADPDHPVAEEFVTVLLLQIGRDGELHALNCGHPWPYRISGARVEPLARVDPLPPLGPFPLPAELEAESCGQLAPGDSLVLFTDGVEDARDGRGRFFSLPRTLREAARDHPVSPQTVLRTLFAALLHHTGGKPTDDIALLVLRNDRARGKLPHPAAAPRLAKPPLFEGEPVAWPVSCEDSQ; encoded by the coding sequence ATGATCCGCATCAAGGCACGGGCACCCACCACTCGGGGAGCCGTACTGCCCACGCTCTGGGGAGCCGTGGCGGTCGCCTACAAGTACGGCTGCCCGCTGGCCCAGCAGACCGGGCTCGGGGCGCGCATCGTCACCAGCGCCGTCTTCCTCGCCGTCGGCACCGGGCTCATCCTCCATGTCCGGCGCGCGCTGCTGCGTGAGCTGCGCCAGGCCCGCCGGGTGGCACGGGCCGCGCAGAGCGTCGTACTGCGTCCGCCGCCGCCGCGCCTCGACGGGCTGAACGTCGCCGCGGCCCAGCTGTCCGCCGATCGCGGGGCGAGCGTCGGCGGCGACCTGTACGAGGCGATCGCCACCGAGTACGGGGTGCGGGTGGTGATGGGTGATGTGCGCGGGCACGGTCTGGCCGCCCTCGGCACCGTCGCCGCCGTCCTCGGCAGCTTCCGCGAGGCGGCTCATGACGAGCCCGAACTCGGCGGCGTCCTGCGCCGGCTGGAGCGCGCCCTCGCCCGGCACCTGCGCGAGCGGGCCCATGCCGAACACCCGGCCCACGGCAGCGCGGACCCCGACCACCCGGTCGCCGAGGAGTTCGTCACGGTCCTGCTCCTGCAGATCGGCCGGGACGGCGAGCTGCACGCCCTCAACTGCGGCCATCCATGGCCGTATCGGATCAGCGGCGCGAGGGTCGAGCCGCTGGCGCGTGTCGATCCGCTGCCTCCGCTGGGGCCGTTTCCGCTCCCGGCCGAGCTGGAGGCGGAGTCCTGTGGCCAACTGGCCCCGGGTGACTCCCTCGTCCTCTTCACGGACGGCGTGGAAGACGCACGGGACGGCCGGGGCCGCTTCTTCTCGCTGCCGAGGACGCTGCGCGAAGCCGCACGGGATCACCCTGTCTCTCCCCAGACGGTTCTGCGCACCCTCTTCGCAGCGCTCTTGCACCACACGGGCGGCAAGCCCACGGATGACATAGCGCTACTGGTCCTACGGAACGACCGGGCGCGGGGCAAGCTGCCTCACCCCGCAGCCGCCCCTCGCCTGGCCAAGCCACCGCTTTTCGAGGGGGAGCCGGTGGCTTGGCCAGTCTCTTGCGAGGACTCCCAGTGA
- a CDS encoding transcriptional regulator — MQPNTLLDAILDEAGISHAGLAAHVNQAGRRRGLVLRYEHTAVARWLKGQRPRGQVPDLICEVLAARLHRPVTLDDIGLGVPGEPSTPHVGSLNGFVERATALWRSDEQQRPHVLGAPAVTGTPAVMPVWEWENPPEDVDVSRGGRHRVTAADIEMLRAARTHYEQMYRKAGGIATRTRIVGFLNAEAAPLLRGSYTDATGRQLHRATGGLVAIAGICAYDSDAHGLAQRYFHQALRLAKASGDRGLGAYVIALLVNQSLYMREYRQAVAFAEAALRTAGKHITPALASDLYAMQAKAYAHLGDSAAALSCIRRAETAADRIRRGYEPDETGYVQPGLVNVQVAEALLSLGELAAAREHAAAAVDNPAHDRGRVHRLAMLSTIELRQGNADKAVATAVQMAEQARGMESQRLRDRLRAVREHLVRCGSAGTAEAAELIDGALRVPL, encoded by the coding sequence ATGCAGCCCAACACTCTGCTCGACGCGATCCTGGACGAGGCGGGGATCTCGCACGCCGGTCTCGCCGCCCATGTGAACCAGGCCGGCAGGCGGCGGGGCCTCGTGCTGCGGTACGAACACACCGCCGTGGCACGCTGGTTGAAGGGCCAGCGGCCGCGCGGCCAGGTGCCCGACCTGATCTGTGAAGTGCTCGCCGCCCGTCTGCACCGCCCCGTCACCCTCGACGACATCGGCCTCGGTGTACCCGGCGAGCCCAGCACCCCGCACGTCGGCTCGCTGAACGGCTTCGTGGAGCGGGCCACCGCCCTGTGGCGCTCCGACGAACAGCAGCGGCCGCATGTGCTGGGCGCTCCCGCCGTCACCGGGACCCCGGCCGTCATGCCGGTGTGGGAGTGGGAGAACCCGCCCGAGGACGTCGACGTCTCGCGCGGCGGCCGGCACCGGGTCACCGCGGCCGACATCGAGATGCTGCGGGCCGCGCGGACGCACTACGAGCAGATGTACCGCAAGGCCGGCGGCATCGCGACCCGCACCAGAATCGTCGGCTTCCTCAACGCCGAGGCGGCGCCGCTGCTGCGCGGCAGCTACACCGACGCAACCGGACGCCAACTGCACCGGGCGACCGGCGGGTTGGTCGCGATCGCCGGGATCTGTGCGTACGACTCCGACGCCCACGGTCTGGCCCAGCGCTACTTCCACCAGGCGCTCAGGCTGGCAAAGGCCAGCGGGGACCGGGGACTTGGGGCGTATGTGATAGCGCTGCTGGTCAACCAGTCGCTGTACATGCGCGAGTACCGGCAGGCCGTCGCCTTCGCCGAGGCCGCACTGCGGACCGCCGGCAAGCACATCACGCCTGCGCTCGCTTCGGACCTGTACGCGATGCAGGCCAAGGCCTACGCCCACCTCGGCGACTCCGCGGCGGCCCTGTCCTGTATCCGGCGCGCGGAGACGGCCGCCGACCGGATCCGGCGCGGCTACGAGCCCGACGAGACCGGCTATGTCCAGCCCGGCCTGGTCAATGTGCAGGTGGCCGAGGCGCTGCTGAGCCTCGGCGAGCTGGCCGCCGCCCGGGAGCATGCCGCGGCCGCGGTCGACAACCCCGCCCACGACCGGGGGCGGGTGCACCGGCTCGCCATGCTCAGCACCATCGAGCTGCGCCAGGGCAACGCGGACAAGGCGGTGGCCACCGCCGTGCAGATGGCCGAGCAGGCCCGCGGGATGGAGTCGCAGCGGCTGCGCGACAGACTCCGCGCGGTACGCGAACACCTGGTGCGCTGTGGCTCGGCCGGGACCGCCGAGGCCGCCGAACTCATCGACGGAGCACTGCGCGTACCGCTGTAG
- a CDS encoding NUDIX hydrolase, producing MQWTKQSEQTVYANRWFSVNLADVELPDGRHLDHFLIRLRPVAVATVVNDANEVLLLWRHRFITDSWGWELAAGVVEDGEDIARAAARELEEETGWRPGPLHHLMSVEPSNGLTDARHHIYWSDRGEYIGHPVDDFESDRREWVPLKLVPDMIARGEVPAANMAAALLLLHHLRLADG from the coding sequence GTGCAGTGGACGAAACAGAGTGAACAAACTGTGTATGCAAACCGCTGGTTCAGCGTCAATCTCGCTGATGTCGAGCTGCCGGACGGCCGGCATCTCGACCACTTCCTGATCCGGCTGCGGCCCGTGGCCGTGGCCACCGTGGTCAACGACGCCAACGAGGTGCTGCTGCTGTGGCGGCACCGCTTCATCACCGACAGCTGGGGGTGGGAACTGGCCGCCGGGGTCGTGGAGGACGGCGAGGACATAGCGCGCGCGGCCGCCAGAGAACTGGAGGAGGAGACCGGCTGGCGGCCGGGGCCCCTGCACCACCTCATGAGCGTGGAGCCGTCCAACGGCCTCACCGACGCCCGGCACCACATCTACTGGTCCGACCGGGGCGAGTACATCGGGCATCCCGTGGACGACTTCGAGTCGGACCGCCGGGAATGGGTCCCCCTCAAGCTCGTCCCCGACATGATCGCCCGTGGGGAGGTCCCGGCCGCCAACATGGCGGCCGCGTTACTCCTGCTGCACCACCTCAGGCTCGCCGACGGCTAG
- a CDS encoding 3-hydroxybutyryl-CoA dehydrogenase, which yields MTGFPSGDIARVGVVGCGQMGAGIAEVCARAGLDVKVAETTGEALEIGRTRLFNSLTKAAERGKITEEERDETQARLSFTTDLGEFADRDLVIEAVVESEPVKTEIFQVLDQVVTRPDAILASNTSSIPLVKLAVATSRPDHVVGIHFFNPAPVQQLVELIPALTTSEGTLSRAQVFAEKVLGKHAIRAQDRSGFVVNALLVPYLLSAIRMFESGIASREDIDNGMEMGCAHPMGPLKLSDLIGLDTIVSIANSMYAEYKEPLYAAPPLLQRMVEAGRLGRKTGSGFYTYG from the coding sequence GTGACAGGCTTCCCATCGGGAGATATTGCGCGCGTCGGAGTCGTGGGCTGCGGCCAGATGGGCGCGGGGATCGCCGAGGTGTGCGCCCGCGCGGGACTGGACGTGAAGGTCGCCGAAACCACCGGCGAGGCCCTGGAGATCGGCCGTACCCGGCTGTTCAACTCCCTGACCAAGGCCGCCGAGCGCGGGAAGATCACCGAGGAGGAGCGGGACGAGACGCAGGCGCGGCTGAGTTTCACCACGGACCTGGGCGAGTTCGCCGACCGCGATCTGGTGATCGAGGCCGTCGTGGAGAGCGAGCCGGTGAAGACGGAGATCTTCCAGGTGCTCGACCAGGTGGTGACCCGCCCGGACGCGATCCTCGCCTCCAACACCTCCTCGATCCCGCTGGTGAAGCTGGCGGTCGCCACCTCCCGCCCGGACCACGTGGTCGGCATCCACTTCTTCAACCCCGCCCCGGTGCAGCAGCTGGTCGAGCTGATCCCGGCGCTCACCACCTCCGAGGGCACCCTCAGCCGCGCCCAGGTCTTCGCCGAGAAGGTGCTCGGCAAGCACGCCATCCGCGCTCAGGACCGCTCCGGTTTCGTGGTCAACGCGCTGCTCGTGCCGTATCTGCTCTCCGCGATCCGGATGTTCGAGTCGGGCATCGCGAGCCGCGAGGACATCGACAACGGCATGGAGATGGGCTGTGCCCACCCGATGGGCCCGCTCAAGCTGTCCGACCTGATCGGCCTGGACACCATCGTCTCCATCGCCAACTCGATGTACGCCGAGTACAAGGAGCCGCTGTACGCCGCTCCCCCGCTGCTGCAGCGCATGGTCGAGGCGGGCCGGCTGGGCCGGAAGACCGGCTCGGGGTTCTACACCTACGGCTGA
- a CDS encoding glycoside hydrolase family 10 protein, whose protein sequence is MGQLSRRAFTLAALSTLATVPGAAAADRRPRTAIEMRGVWLATVSNRDWPSQPGLTAAAQRRELVALLDKAARSRLNTVMFQVRPSADALWPSPYEPWSEYLTGTQGRSPGWDPLGTAVKEAHARGLRLHAWFNPYRIANHTDRGRLAPTHPARKHRDWAVSYGGKLYYNPGLPQVRAFVQRAMLDAVAKYPVDGVHFDDYFYPYPVAGQTFDDDAAYDRYGGAFDSRAAWRRDNIDKLVKEMAAGIRRVRPGTRFGISPFGVWRNASRDPRGSDTRSGVQAYDDLYADTRTWVRRHWIDYIVPQLYWNIGFADADYAKLVNWWAAVAQGGRTQLYIGEALYKAGAAGQPSAWHDPVELSRHLTLAARHPQVRGHVFFAAKDVAADPIGAMSRVIADHYGRSARPPR, encoded by the coding sequence ATGGGGCAACTGTCACGGCGGGCCTTCACGTTGGCGGCGCTGTCCACGCTGGCCACGGTGCCGGGCGCGGCGGCAGCGGATCGCCGGCCCCGCACGGCCATCGAGATGCGGGGCGTGTGGCTGGCCACGGTGTCCAACCGGGACTGGCCGTCCCAGCCCGGCCTGACGGCCGCCGCGCAGCGCAGGGAGCTGGTCGCCCTGCTCGACAAGGCGGCCCGCAGCCGGCTCAACACGGTGATGTTCCAGGTACGGCCCTCCGCCGACGCCCTGTGGCCGTCACCGTACGAGCCCTGGTCCGAGTACCTCACCGGCACCCAGGGCCGCAGCCCCGGCTGGGACCCGCTGGGCACCGCGGTGAAGGAGGCCCACGCCCGGGGCCTGCGGCTGCACGCCTGGTTCAATCCGTACCGCATCGCCAACCACACCGACCGCGGCCGGCTCGCCCCCACGCACCCGGCCCGCAAGCACCGCGACTGGGCGGTGTCGTACGGCGGGAAGCTCTACTACAACCCCGGCCTGCCCCAGGTCCGTGCCTTCGTCCAGCGGGCGATGCTGGACGCGGTCGCCAAGTACCCCGTTGACGGCGTCCACTTCGACGACTACTTCTACCCGTATCCGGTCGCCGGGCAGACCTTCGACGACGACGCCGCGTACGACCGCTACGGCGGCGCCTTCGACAGCCGGGCCGCATGGCGGCGGGACAACATCGACAAGCTGGTCAAGGAGATGGCGGCCGGCATCAGACGGGTCCGGCCCGGCACCCGCTTCGGGATCAGCCCCTTCGGGGTGTGGCGCAACGCCTCGCGCGACCCACGCGGCTCGGACACGCGGTCGGGCGTGCAGGCGTACGACGATCTGTACGCGGACACCCGTACCTGGGTGCGCCGCCACTGGATCGACTACATCGTCCCGCAGCTGTACTGGAACATCGGCTTCGCCGACGCCGACTACGCGAAGCTCGTCAACTGGTGGGCGGCGGTCGCCCAGGGCGGCAGGACACAGCTGTACATCGGCGAGGCCCTGTACAAGGCGGGGGCGGCCGGGCAGCCCTCGGCCTGGCACGACCCGGTCGAGCTGTCCCGGCACCTCACCCTCGCCGCCCGGCACCCGCAGGTGCGCGGGCATGTGTTCTTCGCCGCCAAGGATGTGGCGGCCGATCCGATCGGGGCGATGTCACGCGTGATCGCCGATCACTACGGGCGATCGGCGAGGCCGCCGCGGTGA
- a CDS encoding DUF1918 domain-containing protein, giving the protein MRAKKGDRLVQHGRVVGQHDHVVEVVEVLGPEGNPPYRVRAENGHETIMSPGPDCLVDHRKEDQR; this is encoded by the coding sequence ATGCGGGCCAAAAAGGGCGACAGGCTGGTCCAGCACGGCAGGGTGGTGGGGCAGCACGACCATGTCGTGGAAGTCGTCGAAGTACTCGGTCCCGAGGGGAACCCGCCCTATCGCGTCCGAGCCGAGAACGGGCACGAGACGATCATGTCCCCGGGGCCCGACTGCCTGGTGGATCACAGGAAAGAAGACCAGCGGTAG
- a CDS encoding DMT family transporter, translated as MRTQSSATAVSPIAVTTRRNHRALGTAQAALGVAAFSLTFPSTAWALESFGPWSLVAVRSVLAALVAGGCLLALRVRLPVRRHLPGLAVVAVGVVLGFPMLTTLALETSTTAHAAVVVGLLPLTTAVFSALRTGTRPSRRFWLAAVTGAAAVLAFTIAQSGGALTAADGCLFAALLVCAAGYTEGGRLARVMPGWQVIGWALVLCLPLTLPAAVLALSYEPVRLTVHGVVGVVWVALCSTFLGLLVWYRGMAAIGIPKASQLQLAQPLLTLVWSALLLGEHFTAAAPLTAVAVLVCIAVTQRS; from the coding sequence ATGAGAACACAGAGTAGCGCTACTGCCGTAAGCCCGATAGCAGTCACCACTCGCCGGAATCACCGGGCCCTCGGCACCGCCCAGGCCGCCCTCGGTGTGGCCGCCTTCTCGCTGACCTTCCCCTCCACCGCGTGGGCACTGGAGAGCTTCGGCCCCTGGTCCCTGGTGGCCGTGCGCAGTGTGCTGGCCGCGCTCGTCGCGGGCGGCTGTCTGCTGGCACTGCGCGTACGACTGCCCGTGCGGCGCCATCTGCCGGGGCTGGCCGTCGTCGCCGTCGGCGTGGTGCTGGGCTTCCCGATGCTGACCACGCTCGCCCTTGAGACCTCGACCACCGCGCACGCGGCCGTCGTGGTCGGTCTGCTGCCGCTGACCACGGCCGTGTTCTCGGCACTGCGCACCGGCACCCGGCCCTCGCGCCGGTTCTGGCTCGCGGCCGTTACGGGCGCGGCGGCCGTGCTCGCCTTCACCATCGCCCAGAGCGGGGGTGCTCTCACGGCGGCGGACGGCTGTCTGTTCGCGGCCCTGCTGGTGTGCGCGGCCGGATATACCGAGGGCGGCCGGCTGGCCCGGGTGATGCCGGGCTGGCAGGTCATCGGCTGGGCGCTGGTGCTGTGTCTGCCGCTGACCCTGCCGGCCGCCGTACTGGCGCTGTCGTACGAGCCCGTGCGGCTCACCGTCCACGGTGTGGTGGGTGTGGTGTGGGTCGCCTTGTGCTCGACCTTCCTCGGGCTGCTCGTCTGGTACCGGGGTATGGCGGCCATCGGCATCCCGAAGGCGAGCCAGTTGCAGTTGGCCCAGCCGCTGCTCACACTGGTGTGGTCGGCGCTGCTGCTCGGCGAGCACTTCACGGCGGCCGCTCCCTTGACCGCTGTCGCCGTGCTCGTGTGCATCGCCGTCACACAGCGGTCGTGA